From a single Columba livia isolate bColLiv1 breed racing homer unplaced genomic scaffold, bColLiv1.pat.W.v2 Scaffold_203, whole genome shotgun sequence genomic region:
- the LOC135577970 gene encoding olfactory receptor 14J1-like, translating into MSNSSSITQFLLLPFTDTRELQLLHFWLFLGIYLAALLGNGLIITTIAWDQHLHTPMYFFLLNLALLDLGCISTIVPKSMANSLWDTRAISYSGCALQLFSFAFLITAEYSMLTIMSYDRYVAICKPLHYGTLLGSRACVHMAAAAWATGFLNALLHTANTFSLPLCKGNALGQFFCEIPQILKLSCSHTYLREIRLIVVNACLVFMCFVFIVVSYVQIFRAVLRIPSEQGRHKAFSTCLPHLAVVSLFLSTLMFAHLKPPSISSPSLDLVVSVLYSVVPPAVNPLIYSMRNQELKDALRKLIS; encoded by the coding sequence atgtccaacagcagctccatcacccagttcctcctcctgccgttcacagacacacgggagctgcagctcttgcacttctggctcttcctgggcatctacctggctgccctcctgggcaacggcctcatcatcaccaccatagcctgggaccagcacctccacacccccatgtacttcttcctgctcaacctcgccctcctcgacctgggctgcatctccaccattgtccccaaatccatggccaattccctctgggacaccagggccatctcatactcaGGATGTGCTCTacagctcttttcatttgcattcttgATAACAGCAGAGTATTCTAtgctcaccatcatgtcctacgaccgctacgttgccatctgcaaacccctgcactacgggaccctcctgggcagcagagcttgtgtccacatggcagcagctgcctgggccactgggtttctcaatgctctgctgcacacggccaatacattttcactgcccctgtgcaagggcaatgccctgggccagttcttctgtgaaatcccccagatcctcaagctctcctgctcacacacCTACCTCAGGGAAATTCGTCTTATTGTGGTTAATGCCTGTttagttttcatgtgttttgtgttcattgtggtgtcctatgtgcagatattccgggccgtgctgaggatcccctctgagcagggacggcacaaagccttttccacctgcctccctcacctggccgtggtctccctgttcctcagcactctcatgtttgcccacctgaagcccccctccatctcctccccatccctggacctggtggtgtctgttctgtactcagtggtgcctccagcagtgaaccccctcatctacagcatgaggaaccaggagctcaaggatgccctgaggaaactcatatcttag